A DNA window from Chiroxiphia lanceolata isolate bChiLan1 chromosome 6, bChiLan1.pri, whole genome shotgun sequence contains the following coding sequences:
- the KBTBD4 gene encoding LOW QUALITY PROTEIN: kelch repeat and BTB domain-containing protein 4 (The sequence of the model RefSeq protein was modified relative to this genomic sequence to represent the inferred CDS: inserted 3 bases in 3 codons; deleted 2 bases in 1 codon; substituted 1 base at 1 genomic stop codon), protein MKGGAADCWRSDLCSTMDSSEETGGSSAEENYFVNYTFTDAPTSGRVAQGIMKLCLEDELFADVTISVEGKXFQLHRLXLSAQSCFFRSMFTSNLKEAHNRVIELQDVSESVFQLLVDYIYHGTVKLRAEELQKXYEVADMYQLTALFEECSRFLARTCRLENCLQVMWLADQHSDMELYTAAKHCAKSHLSQLQDTEEFLHLPVRLLTDILTDGVPCSQNPTVAIETWINFNKEERAGFSETLRSSLKVXKDLLNVHIYLIGKESSRTHSLAVSLHCADDDSISVSGQNSLCHQITAACKHGSDLYVVGGSIPRRMWKCNNATIDWEWCAPLPRDRLQHTLVSVPSKDAIYSLGGKTLQDTLSNAVIYYRVRDNVWTETSQLEVAVSGAAGVNLNGVIYLLGGEENDLDFFTKPSRLIQCYDTNTEKCHVKPYVLPFAGRMHAAVHKDVVFIVAEGDSLLCYNPLLDSFTRLCLPDAWSSVPSLWKIASCNGSIYVFRDRYKKGDANTFKLNPATSVVTVTSGIKVLLTNLQFVLA, encoded by the exons ATGAAGGGAGGCGCCGCAG ATTGCTGGAGGTCTGATCTGTGCAGCACCATGGACTCGTCAGAAGAGACTGGAGGCTCCTCTGCAGAAGAAAACTACTTTGTGAACTACACCTTCACTGAC GCTCCCACCTCAGGCCGTGTGGCCCAGGGTATTATGAAATTATGCTTGGAGGATGAGCTCTTTGCCGATGTTACAATATCAGTGGAAGGCA GATTCCAGCTGCACCGCT GTCTCTCAGCTCAGAGTTGCTTTTTTCGTTCTATGTTCACTTCCAACCTAAAGGAGGCCCACAACCGGGTGATTGAGCTGCAGGACGTTAGCGAAAGTGTCTTTCAGCTTCTTGTGGACTACATTTACCATGGAACTGTAAAGCTGAGGGCAGAGGAGTTGCAGA CCTATGAAGTGGCAGACATGTACCAGCTGACTGCCCTTTTTGAAGAGTGCTCCCGTTTTCTGGCCCGTACGTGCAGGTTAGAAAACTGTCTGCAGGTCATGTGGTTGGCAGACCAACACAGTGACATGGAGCTCTACACAGCTGCAAAACACTGTGCAAAGTCACATTTGTCTCAGCTGCAAGACACAGAGGAGTTCCTACACCTGCCTGTCCGCCTACTGACAGACATCCTTACAG ATGGCGTTCCATGTTCTCAGAATCCAACGGTTGCCATAGAAACCTGGATCAACTTCAACAAGGAGGAGAGAGCTGGCTTTTCAGAGACTCTGCGATCAAGTCTGAAGGTATAAAAAGACCTTCT AAATGTTCACATCTACCTGATTGGAAAGGAGTCTTCACGTACACATTCGCTCGCTGTCTCTCTACATTGTGCTGACGATGACTCCATTAGTGTGAGTGGCCAGAACAGCTTGTGTCACCAGATCACCGCAGCCTGCAAGCACGGTAGTGACCTATATGTTGTTGGTGGCTCCATTCCACGACGCATGTGGAAATGCAACAATGCGACTATAGACTGGGAATGGTGTGCCCCTCTGCCCCGTGACCGGCTCCAACACACCCTCGTCTCTGTGCCAAGCAAGGATGCAATATATTCACTGGGGGGGAAAACTCTACAGGACACTCTCTCTAATGCTGTCATATATTACAGAGTACGAGACAACGTCTGGACAGAGACCAGCCAGTTGGAAGTGGCAGtctctggagctgcaggtgTAAACCTCAATGGTGTCATTTACCTGCTGGGTGGGGAGGAAAATGACTTGGACTTCTTCACCAAGCCCTCTCGGCTAATTCAGTGCTACGATACCAACACAGAGAAATGCCACGTGAAGCCATACGTGCTGCCTTTTGCGGGGCGCATGCACGCTGCTGTGCACAAGGACGTGGTGTTCATTGTCGCTGAGGGGGATTCACTGCTATGCTATAATCCCCTACTGGATAGCTTCACCCGGCTATGCCTCCCCGATGCCTGGAGTTCAGTACCATCCCTCTGGAAAATTGCCAGCTGCAATGGCAGCATCTATGTCTTTCGTGACCGCTATAAAAAGGGTGATGCAAATACTTTTAAACTTAACCCAGCCACCTCTGTTGTAACAGTCACGAGTGGCATCAAAGTGCTGCTCACTAACCTGCAGTTTGTCCTGGCCTAA
- the NDUFS3 gene encoding LOW QUALITY PROTEIN: NADH dehydrogenase [ubiquinone] iron-sulfur protein 3, mitochondrial (The sequence of the model RefSeq protein was modified relative to this genomic sequence to represent the inferred CDS: inserted 2 bases in 2 codons; deleted 1 base in 1 codon) has protein sequence MLAVAARGLVRAALRAGAAPAAARARLAGSSAGETRPTVRPKNEVEQKQLCAFGEYVAEILPKYIQQVQVTCFNELEXLIHPDGIIPVLTFLRDHTNAQFKSLADLTAVDVPSRQYRFQIVYNLLSLRFNSRXRVKTYTDELTPVDSAVSVHKAANWYEREVWDMYGVFFANHPDLRRILTDYGFEGHPFRKDFPLSGYVEVRYDDEVKRVVAEPVELSQEFRKFDLNSPWEAFPAYRAAPEPLKIEAGAKKEDAK, from the exons ATGTTGGCGGTGGCGGCGCGGGGCCTGGTGCGGGCCGCGTTACGAG CTGGCGCGGCaccggcggcggcgcgggccCGGCTGGCGGGGAGCTCTGCCGGGGAGACTCGCC ctACTGTCAGACCAAAAAATGAAGTAGAACAGAAGCAGCTATGTGCTTTTGGGGAGTATGTGGCTGAGATTCTGCCCAAGTATATCCAGCAAGTACAG GTGACCTGTTTCAATGAGCTGG CTTTGATCCATCCAGATGGGATCATTCCAGTTCTGACCTTCCTTCGTGATCACACCAATGCCCAGTTCAAATCCTTGGCTGACTTGACTGCTGTTGATGTCCCATCTCGGCAGTATCGCT TTCAGATTGTGTACAATCTGCTGTCCCTGCGGTTCAACAGTC ATCGTGTAAAGACGTACACAGATGAGCTGACACCTGTTGactcagcagtgtctgtgcaCAAGGCAGCAAACTGGTATGAGAGAGAG GTTTGGGACATGTATGGTGTTTTCTTTGCCAACCACCCTGACCTAAGGCGAATCCTCACAGACTATGGGTTTGAGGGCCAT CCCTTCCGGAAGGACTTCCCGCTCTCTGGTTACGTGGAG GTGCGATATGATGATGAAGTGAAACGGGTAGTGGCAGAGCCTGTGGAGCTGTCTCAGGAATTTCGCAAGTTTGATCTGAATAGTCCATGGGAGGCATTTCCTGCCTATCGTGCAGCTCCAGAACCCCTGAAAATAGAAGCAGGAGCCAAGAAAGAAGACGCAAAATAG
- the PTPMT1 gene encoding LOW QUALITY PROTEIN: phosphatidylglycerophosphatase and protein-tyrosine phosphatase 1 (The sequence of the model RefSeq protein was modified relative to this genomic sequence to represent the inferred CDS: deleted 3 bases in 3 codons), translating to MGVAEALGAGAARLLFYPSLLYTAALGRLPGSRRPWFHRIDEAVLLGALPLRGRSRRMVAEENVRAVVTLTENYETRFFCCSPQEWEAMGVEQLCLSTVDLTGVPTLENLHKGVDFILKHRACGNTVYVHCKAGRSRSATMVAAYLIQLHHWSPQEAIQAIAKIRPHILIRHKQVQVLEKFHRNMITGTAA from the exons ATGGGGGTGGCGGAGGCGCTGGGCGCCGGCGCGGCGCGGCTGCTCTTCTACCCCTCGCTGCTGTACACGGCGGCGCTGGGC CGGCTGCCGGGGTCTCGCCGGCCCTGGTTCCACCGCATCGACGAG GCCGTGCTGCTCGGGGCGCTGCCGCTGCGGGGGCGCAGCCGCCGG ATGGTGGCGGAGGAGAACGTGCGCGCCGTGGTCACCCTCACCGAGAACTACGAGACCCGCTTCTTCTGCTGTTCCCCACAG GAATGGGAGGCAATGGGAGTGGAGCAACTGTGTCTCAGCACTGTGGATCTAACTGGAGTCCCCACCTTGGAA AACCTCCACAAGGGCGTTGACTTCATCCTGAAACACCGAGCCTGCGGTAACACTGTCTATGTGCACTGCAAGGCAGGACGCTCCCGCAGTGCCACCATGGTAGCAGCATATTTAATTCAA CTGCATCACTGGAGCCCTCAGGAAGCAATTCAGGCCATTGCCAAGATTCGTCCCCACATTCTCATTCGACACAAGCAAGTCCAGGTCCTGGAGAAATTTCACAGGAACATGATCACTGGGACAGCTGCATAA